In the Alistipes provencensis genome, TTTCGCGGCACAGCAGGCCGACCCTTCGGCCGGTTCCTTCGGCAGCAGCGTGCGCAGTCGGAGGTTGCGCCAGAGGACTTTGATACCTCCGCCGTCGTGAATCTGCAGGGCGATGCGTCCCTGTGCGGCGCCGATCTTCGCGTCGGTGATGTCCACCATCTCCACGCCGTTGAGCCACGTCTGCACGCGGTCGCCCTGCACCCGCAGGCGCAGCGTGTTCCAATCACCCTCTTTGAGAATCGACTCCTTCTCGTCGGGAATCTGCACCAGCCATCCGCGGCCGTAGGATTCGTAGATGCCCGCCGTGTCATGCCCCTTGGGAGCCACTTCGCACTGCCAGCCGTGAACCTTCACCGGCGGCTCGACGAACGAGCGGAAGAAGACGCCCGAGTTGCCGTTCGACAACTGTTTGAACTCCAGCGTGAGGTCGAAATCATTGTAATATTCCCGTGTGGCGAGGTAGCCGTACTGCTTGTCGGGACCGCTCTCGCAGACGAGGTTGCCCTCTTTGTCCACATACCATTTCTCGGTTCCGTAAGCCTCCCAGCCCGTCAGGTCGCGGCCGTTGAAGAGCTCCACTTCCTTACCGGCTTTAAGCGGCAGCTCCTTGATCTTCAGGTTGCGGAACGAGGCGGGGTAGCCGTGGTCCTGCAGGCAGATCACGCCGCGGTGCGCCAGCCCGTATTCGGGCGCCGTCTCCCACTTGCCGCTGTTCTTGCGGGCGAACCAGTCGTCGGTCCATGCTTCGAATTCGAGGATTTTGCGGCCGTTGAGCCAGTGCTCGATGTGACCGTTGTCGCAGACGATGCGCGAGGAGTTCCATTCGCCCTGCGGATTGACCGACATCGAATCGGCGTCGGGCAGGTGCATGGCGTAATCCACGCCCAGCCGCTGCCACGGCTCGAGTTTCGTCGGGGCGTTCTGGGCCTCCCAGCCGTCGTTGTCGATCAGTTGGTATTCGGGCCCGGTGACGTAGGGAACGGCGAAATAGGGGTTCTCGACCACATGGTAGAGCATGCCGCTGTTACCGCCCGGGGAGAGTTTCCAGTCCCAGTCGAGGATAAAATTTTCGTATTGTTTCTTGGTGACGATGTAGCCTGTCAGGTCGCTGCCGTCGCCCGCGGCTTGTATGCAGCCGTCCACGACGTGCCACGGCATCGTCAGCGAATCGCCGTTGAAGTCTTTCCATTGGTCGAGCGTCTTTCCGTCGAAGAGCAGTTGCCATCCGTCGGCGATCTCGGCTTCGGTGAGGGTGTTGTGCTTGGGCCCGCAGGAACAGAGGCAGGCTGCGATGATTCCCGACCCCAACAACGTGCGGAGCAGGTTTCGGTGCAAGTTTCGTTTCATAAGATGCAGTTTAGGTAGAATTCGTGTTTTTTGGTATTCTTAACCGGGTAAGTTGGATGTTGTTTCTTCCCGGAGGCTATTTCACAAATGTAACCTTTTTTATGGGGATTGCCAGCATAAAAGGCGAAAAAATGACGGATCGGGTCTAAAAAAATGCCGCAGGGTGCTTTTTAGCACCCTGCGGCATTGTACCCGGCGGTCCGGATTCCGGGACCCGGTGAGGATCAGGAGTGACGGCGCGCCAGCTCCTTTTCGAGGTCGGCGATCGAGCAGCCCGTGGCTTCGAGCAGCACGAGCAGGTGGTAGACGAGATCCGAAGCCTCGTAGATCATCGCCTCGCGGTTCTGGGCCACGGCTTCGATGACGGTCTCCACGGCCTCCTCGCCGACTTTCTGCGCGATCTTGTTCACGCCGCGGTTGAAGAGCTTGGTGGTGTAGGAGCCTTCGGGCATCTCGGCGTGGCGGCCTTGGATGATGCTCTGCAGGTAGCGGATGAAACCTTCGGTCTCGGGCACGGCCTCCCCGAAGCAGGTCTTCGATCCCGTGTGGCAGGTCGGGCCGTGGGGGATGACGCGCACGAGTAGCGTGTCGTCGTCGCAGTCAGCGGCGATGGATACGATGTCGAGCCAGTTGCCGCTGGTCTCGCCTTTGGTCCACAGACACCGGCGCGAACGGCTGTAAAAGGTGACGCGCCCTTCGGCGAGACTCTTGTCGTAAGCCTCCTCGTTCATGTAGCCCAGCATGAGCACTTGCAGGGTGCGGGCGTCCTGAATGACGGCGGGGACGAGTCCGCCGGGGAGTTTTGCGGCGCTGAGCGCCGAAAACGGTTTTCCTTCGATTTTCATAATGGTGTTATAATCTGACGTTTATATTGCGTTCGTTCAAGGCCCGCTTCAACACGGGGATCGGAATTTCGTTGTAGTGGAAGATGCTGGCGGCCAGCGCTGCGTCGGCGCGGCCGAGGGTCAGCACGTCGGCGATGTGGTCCACCGTGCCGGCGCCGCCCGAGGCGATGATCGGGACGCGTGCCGGCGCCGCCCGAGGCGATGATCGGGACGGGGAGCTCGGCCAGCCGCGCGAAGGTGTCGCACGGATAGCCGTTCTTGGTGCCGTCGTGGTCCATCGAGGTGAAGAGTATCTCGCCCGCGCCGCGGTCGGCGGCTTCGCGGGCCCAGACGAAGAGTTCGCGTTCGGTGGGGCGTTTGCCGCCGTGGGTCGTGACGACCCAGCGGCCGTCGACGGTCCGGGCGTCGATCGCCGCCACGACGAACTGTGAGCCGTATTTGGCGGCGATGGCGTCGATCAGCGCGGGATTGGCCACGGCGGCGCTGTTGAGGGTGATCTTGTCGGCCCCGGCGTCGAGCAGCCTGCAGGCGTCGTCGACCGACGAGATGCCGCCCCCGACGGTGAAGGGGATGTCGATGCGCGCGGCGATGCGCGCGACCAGTTCGGTGAAGGTCCTGCGGCCCTCCTCCGAGGCGCTGATGTCGAGGTAAACCAGTTCGTCAGCCCCTTCGGAGGCATATTTCGCGCCGAGTTCCACGGGGTCGCCGACCTGTCGCAGCCCCACGAAGTTGATGCCTTTGACGGTCTGGCCGTCGCGGATGTCGAGGCAGGGGATTATGCGTTTCGCAAGCATCGTTCGAGTTCTTTGAGGGTGATGCGCCCTTCGTAGAGGGCTTTGCCGACGATGACGCTCCGCAGGCCCTGCCGGTCGAGCTCCCCGATGTCGTCCATCGCCGAGATGCCGCCGCTGACGGTGATCTCCACCCCCGGAAAGCGGTTTTGCAGTTCGGCGTAGAAGGCCGCCGAAGGCCCGCACAGCATGCCGTCGCGTGAGATGTCGGTGCAGATGACCTGCGTAAGGCCCTGCGGTAGAAAGCGTTCGATCAGTTCGGGAGCCGAGAGGGCCGAGCTTTCCAGCCAGCCCTGAATGGCCACCGCGCCGTCGCGGATGTCGGCCCCGAGGATCAGCCGTTCGGGTCCGAACTCCGTGAGCCACTGGGCGAAGCGTTCGGGTTCGCGGACGGCGAGGCTGCCGCAGATGGCGCGGCCGGCCCCGGCGTCGAAGACGCTGCGCAGCGCTTCACGGCTCTTGATGCCGCCGCCGTACTGCACTTCGAGCCCCGTTCGCGTCGCCACGCGTTCCAGCACCGCGAGGTTGCGCGGTTCGGAAGCCTTCGCGCCGTCGAGGTCGACCATGTGCAGGCGGCGGATGCCCGCCTCCTCGAAGCGCAGGGCGGCTTCCAACGGGTCGCGGTAGTAGGTCTTCCGGCTGGCGTAGTCGCCCTGCGTAAGACGGACGCATTCGCCTTTTATAATGTCTGTTGCGGGAATTATTTCAATCATAGGTTCAGAAAATTATGTAAAATCCGGGCGCCTGCCGCGCCGCTCTTTTCGGGGTGGAACTGCGTGCCGAAGAAGTTGCCGCGGCCGAGCGCCGCGCTGAACGGACGCCCGTAGCGGGTCGTGGCGATGGTCGCATCGCACGGCTCGGCGGCGAAGGAGTGGACGTAATATAGATAGGAATCTTCGGCCATGCCGCGGAACAGCGGGGTGCGGAGGCCGGAGATGGTGTCCCAGCCTACATGGGGGACTTTCAGCCGTTCGCCCGTCTGCGTGGCCGTCGGGAGCCGCAGGACCCGTGCCGGAAAGATGCCCATGCAGCCGACGCCGCCCTCCTTGCTTTCGAGGCACATCAGTTGCATGCCGATGCAGATGCCCAGCACGGGTTGCGTGAGCGTGGGGATGACGGCGTCGAGACCCCGTTCGCGGAGTTTCGACATGGCCGACGAAGCCTCGCCGACCCCCGGGAGGATCACCCGGTCGGCGCGGCGCAGCAGCGAGGGATCGGCCGTGAGGATGAATTCGGCCCCGGCACGGTGCAGGGCGTCGGCAACCGACCGCAGGTTGCCCGTATCGTAATCGACTACCGCTGTCATAGGACTCCTTTGCTGCTGGGGATGTCGTATCCGAAGCCCTGCCGGCCGACGGCCATGCGCAGGGCGCGGGCGAAGGCTTTGAAGATGGCTTCGGCCTTGTGGTGGTCGTTGTCGCCGCGGGCCGAGATTTGGAGGTTGCACCGCGCGGCGCAGCAGAGCGAGTGGAAGAAGTGGCGGAATAGCTCCGTCGGCACGTCGCCGACCCGCTCGCGGCGGAATTCGGCGTCCCACTCGAAGTCGATGCGGCCCCCGAAGTCGAGGAGCACCAGCGCCCGGCAGTCGTCCATCGGCAGGGCGAAGCCGTAGCGGGCGATGCCCGCCTTGGAGCCCAGCGCGCGGTCGATGGCCTCGCCCAGCGTGATGGCCACATCCTCCGTGGTGTGGTGTTCGTCGATGTCGAGGTCGCCCCGGGCATCCACGGCCAGCGACACGCCGCCGTGGTGGGCGATCTGCGCGAGCATGTGGTCGAGGAAGCGCAGTCCCGTGGAGATCTCGCCGTTGAAGTCGCCGCGGCCGTCGAGGTCCAGACGCACGGTGATCTGCGTCTCGCGGGTCTCGCGCCGGACCTCCACCCGGCGTTCGCCGCGGCGGATGAACTCGGCGATTTCGGCCCACGAGTCGGTCACCAGCGCGCAGGCGTCGGCGGCACCGGCTTCGTCGAGCATCCGGAGCCCCTCGGCGGCGGGCGCCAGCAGGATGCCCCGGGCCCCGAGGTTGCGGGCCAGCAGGATGTCGGTCGCGCGGTCGCCGATGACGTAGCTCGCGGCGAGGTCGCAACTGCCGTCGAGGTAGTTCCCGAACATCCCCGTGCGGGGTTTGCGCGTGGGGGCGTTGTCCGCCTCGAAGGTGCGGTCGATGAGCTGGTCGTCGAACGCGACACCCTCGCCCCGTAGCGTCGAGAGCATCTTTTCGTGGGCGGGCCAAAACGTCTCTTCGGGAAAGGAGTCGGTTCCGAGTCCGTCCTGATTGGTGGCCAGCACGAGGTCGAAGCCGAGGCCCGTGAGGGCTTTCAGCCCCGAGATGGCTCCGGGCACGAATGCGAGTTTTTCGAGGCTGTCGATCTGTTCGTCGGCGGGTTCGGCGATGACGGTGCCGTCGCGGTCGATGAAGAGGGCTTTTTTCATAGGGTGAAATTTTTGACGGTTTCCAGCATCCGGGCGTTCTCGTCGGGGCGGCCGACGGTGATGCGCAGGCACCCTTCGCACCCCGGGATGCGCGAACGGTTGCGGACGATGACCCCCGCGGCGATCAGCGCGTCGTAAAGGCGGTCGGGGTCGGGAGTGCGGACCAGCACGAAGTTGGCCTCCGAGGGGTAGACCCGTTCGATGGCGGGGCATGCGGCGAGGGTCCGGGCGATGGCGTCGCGCTCGGCGCGGAGTTGCGCCACCTGCCCTGCGATGTCGAACGAGAGCCGTTCGGCAACGGCGGCTTGTGCCAGACAGTTGATGTTGTAGGGGTATTTCACGCGGGCGAAGAGCGCCGCGACGGGGGCAGACGCGAAGGCCAGTCCGAGGCGTAGCCCCGCCATGCCCCACGCTTTGGAGAGGGTTTGCAGGACGATGAGGTTTTCGAATTCGTCGAGCCGTGCGAGAAATCCCGGCTCGGAGGCGAAGTCGATGTAGGCTTCGTCGAGCACGACCATGCCGTCGAAACGGCGGATGAGCCGTTCGATGTCGGCCGCCGGGAAGGCGTTGCCCGTAGGGTTGTTCGGGGAGCAGAGCCACAGCAGTTTGGTCCGTTCGTCGGCCGCGGCGAGCAGGGCGTCAACCGGGAGAGCGTACTCCTCGCCGAGCGGCACTTCGCGCATCTCGACGTCGTTGACGTCGGCGGCGACGCGGTACATGCCGTAGGTCGGGGCGATCGAGACGGCGTTGTCGACGCCGGGGCGGCAGAAGATGCGGTAGGCGAGGTCGATGGCCTCGTCGCTGCCGTTGCCGATGAAGACCTGCTCCCCGCGCACGCCTTTCAGGGCGGCGATGCGCTGTTTCAGATTCTTCTGGTGCGGGTCGGGGTAGCGGTTGACCCCGTTCTCGTAGGGGTTTTCGTTGGCATCGAGCCACGTCGATATCTCCCCGCCGGCATATTCGTCGCGGGCCGTGGAGTAGGGTTTCAGCGCCCGGATGTTGGGGCGCACCAACTGTTCGAGGGTTTTCATGGGTGCTGTTTTTTCAGACGGATGCGGACTGCGGCGGCGTGCGCCCCGAGCCCTTCGGCTTCGGCCATGGCGATGATCGCCGGGGAGAGGGCCGAAAGTCCGTCGCGGGTGAGTTCCTGATAGGTGATCTTGCGCAGGAAAGAGTCGGTGTTGACGCCGCTGTAGGCCCGTGCCCAGCCGCCCGTGGGCAGCGTGTGGTTGGTCCCCGAAGCGTAGTCGCCGGCGCTTTCGGGCGACCATGCTCCGATGAAGACGCTGCCGGCGGCGGTGATCTGCGCCGCGGCCTGCCACGCGTCGCGCATCGAAACGATCAGATGCTCGGGGGCGTAGGCGTTGGCGAAATCGATCATCTTCTCGCGGCTGTCGAGCACCACGATGCGGCTTTGGCGGAGCGCTTCGCGGATGGTGTCGCCGCGCCGGAGCTGCTGCAACTGCTCCCCGACGGCGCGCCGGGTGTCGAGCGCGAAGCGTTCCGAGGCGCAGACCAGCACCGCCTGACTGTCGCCCCCGTGTTCGGCCTGCGAGAGAAGGTCGGCGGCGGCGAAGGCGGGCGACGCTTCGTCGTCGGCCAGCACGAGCACCTCCGAAGGTCCGGCCGGCAGATCGACGGCCACGTCGTTGGCCCCCACTAACTGTTTGGCCTTGGTGACATAGCGGTTGCCCGGACCGAAGATCTTGTCGACGCGCGGGATGCTCTCGGTGCCGTAGGCCATGGCGGCTACGGCCTGTGCGCCGCCCACGGCGTAGACGCGGTCCACGCCGCAGAGGTCGGCGGCATAGAGTATTTCGGGAGCGACGGTGCCGTCGGGACGGGCGGGGGTGCAGAGGATGACTTCCTGACATCCGGCGACACGGGCCGGGACGGCCAGCATCAGCACCGTGGAGAACAGCGGGGCCTTGCCGCCGGGGATGTAGAGCCCCACGCGGCGGATGGGCAGTGCCCGCTGGACGCATCGTACGCCCGGCATCGGTTCGACGCTGACTTCGGGGGGCAACTGGGCCCGGTGGAAGGTTTCGATGTTGGCTTTGGCCGTGGCGAGGGCCTCTTTCAGCGCCGCGGGGATGAGCGCCGCGGCTTTGCGGCGGACGTCGGCGGGGATTTCGAACGTTTCGGGGGCGCGTCCCTCGACGCGGCGGGTGATTTCGCGCAGGGCCCGGTCGCCGCCCGTGCGCACTTCGTCGAGGATCGAGGTCACCTGCCGGGTGATCTCCTCCTCCTGCCGCGTGCAGCGTTCGGTGAGGGCCGCCCACTCGGAGCGTTCCGGGTTCGGGTAGATTCTGAGGATTTCCATAGCGGGGTCGGGGTTTTAGCGGATCATGTTTTCGAGGGCGAGGATCAGGATGCCTTCGGCGCCGATCTCCTTGAGACGTTCGATGCGCTCCCAGAGCTGGTCCTGAGCGATTACGGCGTGGATCGAGCACCATCCCTCCTGCGCCAGCGGCAGCACCGTCGGGCTGCGCATGCCGGGGAGAATGCGGATGGCGTCGTCGAGCCGTTCCTTCGGGAGGTTCATCAGCACATATTTCATCCCGCGGCTGTCGAGGATCGAGTTGAGGCGGAACGTCAGTTGTTCCATCTCGCGGCGCTTGTCGCTGTCGAGCCCGGGGTTGGCGATGAGCACCGCCTCGGAGAAGAAGACCTTCTCGACCTCGGTGAGCCCGTTGGAGATGAGCGTGCCGCCCGAGGAGACGATGTCGAAGATGGCGTCGGCCATGCCCACGGCCGGGGCGATCTCCACGGAACCCTCGATGGTGTGGATCTCGGCCTCGATGCCGCGCTCGGCGAAGTAGCGGGCGAGGATGTTGGGGTAGGAGGTGGCGATGCGCCTGCCGCGGAAGAAGTCGGGACCTTCGTAGGTTGTCGTCTTGGGCACGGCCAGCGAGATGCGGCAGCCCCCGAACCCGAGGTCCATGACCTGTTCGACGGCGAAGCCCTTCTCGGCCACTTCGTTCAGCCCCACGATACCCACGTTGGCGACGCCCATAGCCACGGCCTGCGGGATGTCGTCGTCGCGCAGGTAGAGGACTTCCAGCGGAAACCCCTCGGCGCGGGAGATGAGTTTGCGTTTGCTCTCGGCAACGCGGATACCTGCTTCGGCGAGCAGGTCGATGCTCTGTTCGTTCAGTCGGCCCTTGGCCTGAATGGCTATTCTAAGCATATTCGGTGTGTGTTGATCGTTTCGTTTTCGGACACCCACCTGCGGCCCGGCACACAAAAAAGCCCACCCGCAGGGGGTGAGCTTCATATAATTGCGTTTTCACATATACATGATCGACCTACCCCTCGGTAAAGTGGTGATGGTGATGATGGATATGGTTGAAATTCGTCATTGCTGTTGTCGTTGGGGACAAATATAGGGTTTCCATTCGGAAAAAACAAAATTCGGGCCGTTTTTTTATTCGCCGGGCGTCTTACCGATATATATGGAGCCATTTTGCCCCGGAAATTGCCGTTCCTAATAATTTTTAGTATATTTACCGCGGACTTGCCGCTGCGGTTAGGGCGGCTCAGGTTTATCAAAACAACGACAACCATGTGTGACGATCCTATTCAATCGATCGCGACCCGTCTGCGCGGGCTGCGCGAGGTGCTCGAACTGTCGGAGCAGGAGGTGGCCGAGAGCTGCCACCTGACCCTCGAACAGTACCGGGCCATGGAGAGCGGACAGACCGACTTCTCGGTCAACGTGCTGCAAACCATATCCCGCCATTACGGGATCAGCCTCGACGTGCTGATGTTCGGCGAGGAGCCCCGGATGAACTCCTATTTCATCACCCGCGCCGGAAAAGGCGTGTCGGTGGAGCGCCGCAAGGCGTATCGGTACGAGGCGCTGGCCTCGGGCTTCCGCGCGCGGAAGATCGACCCCTTCATCGTGACGGTGGAGCCGGCTCCGGCCGACGCCCCGATGCACCTGAACTCCCACGACGGGCAGGAGATGAACTATGTGCTGGAGGGGCGTCTGCTCATCAGTCTCGACGGCCGGGAGTTCGAACTCGAACCGGGCGACAGCCTCTATTTCGACTCGGCGCAGCCCCACGGGATGAAAGCCCTCGACGGAAAAACGGTCCGCTTTCTGGCCATAATCATGTAATGCGATGGTAGAACGATTTTTAACACAGACCTCCTTCGCGTCGCAGGAGGATTTGCGCAGAAACCTGCACATCCGCGTTCCCGCGAATTTCAATTTCGCCTACGACGTCGTCGACGCCTACGCTGCCGAGCAGCCCGACAAAAAGGCCCTGCTGTGGACCGACGACCGGGGCGAAGAGATTCAGTTCACGTTCGCCGACCTCAAGCGCGAGAGCGACCGCACGGCTTCGTGGTTCCGGAGTTTAGGTATCGGCAAGGGCGATGCGGTGATGCTGATTCTCAAGCGCCGCTACGAATTCTGGTTCTCGATCCTCGCGCTGCACAAGCTGGGGGCGGTGGTGATCCCCGCGACCCACCTGCTGACCAAAAAGGATATCGTCTACCGCTGCAACATGGCCCGGATCAAGGGCATCGTCGCGGCCGGCGAAGCGGTCATCACCGACCATATCGCGGCCGCCATGCCCGAAAGCCCCACCACGAAGGTGCTGGTGAGCGTGGGGCCCGAGGTTCCCGAAGGGTTCCTCGATTTCCACAAGGGCATCGCGCAGGCGGAGCCTTTCGTGCGTCCGGAGCGCGTGAACGCCAACGACGACATCATGATGATGTACTTCACGTCGGGAACGACGGGCGAGCCGAAGATGGTGGCCCACGATTTCACCTATCCGCTGGGGCACATCACCACGGGCCTGCTGTGGCACAACCTCCACGAGGGGAGCCTCCACCTGACGATCGCCGACACGGGATGGGCCAAGGCCGCGTGGGGCAAGTTGTACGGGCAGTGGCTGGCCGGGGCCAATATCTTCGTCTACGACCACGAGAAATTCACCCCTGTGGAGATACTGCACAAGATCGAACAGTACCGCATCACCTCGCTGTGTGCGCCTCCGACGATCTACCGGTTCCTGATCCGCGAGGACCTCACGAAATACGACCTCTCGTCGCTGGAGTACTGCACGACGGCCGGCGAGGCGCTGAACGGCGCCGTGTACGACACGTTCCAGCGGTTGACGGGCATCCGGCTGATGGAGGGCTTCGGGCAGACCGAGACTACGCTGACGCTGGCGACTTTCCCGTGGATGGAGCCCAAGCCCGGGAGCATGGGCATGCCCAATCCCCAGTATAGGATCGACCTCCTGACCCCCGACGGCCGTTCGGCCGAGGACGGCGAGCAGGGGCAGATCGTGATCCGCACCGACGGGGGCAAGCCGCTGGGGCTTTTCAAGGAGTACTACCTCAATGAGGAGCTCACGCACGAGGCGTGGCGCGACGGGGTTTACTACACGGGCGACATGGCGTGGCGCGACGAGGACGGTTATTACTGGTTCGTGGGGCGCGCCGACGACGTGATCAAGAGTTCGGGTTACCGCATCGGGCCGTTCGAGGTCGAGAGCGCCCTGATGACCCATCCCGCGGTGGTGGAGTGCGCAATCACGGGCGTGCCCGACGAAATTCGCGGGCAGGTGGTCAAGGCGACGATTATTCTGGCGGAGAAGTACCGCGCGCAGGCCGGTGAAGCGCTCGTCAAGGAGTTGCAGGACCATGTGAAGCGCATCACGGCGCCTTATAAATACCCGCGTGTGATCGAGTTCGTGGAGTCGCTGCCCAAGACCATCAGCGGCAAGATACGCCGCAAGGAGATTCGCTCGGCGGACGAAAAATAGCAACGGAAAAGGGCTGCACCTCGGTGCAGCCCTTTTTTTATTCGGCGAAGACGAGGCCCGGGAGCCGGTTCCACTCGCCGCGCGTGAAGTCGGGAACCTCGACCGGCATATGGCCGTGCTCGATGGATTTCGCGCTCAGCTCCCCGATGCACGACCATTCGGCGGCGTCGTAGACGTCCTGATCGAGCGGGAGGCCCTTTTGCAGGCAGTGGATCAGCCGGTAATCCATGATGAAGTCCATGCCGCCGTGTCCGCCGA is a window encoding:
- the hisIE gene encoding bifunctional phosphoribosyl-AMP cyclohydrolase/phosphoribosyl-ATP diphosphatase HisIE, encoding MKIEGKPFSALSAAKLPGGLVPAVIQDARTLQVLMLGYMNEEAYDKSLAEGRVTFYSRSRRCLWTKGETSGNWLDIVSIAADCDDDTLLVRVIPHGPTCHTGSKTCFGEAVPETEGFIRYLQSIIQGRHAEMPEGSYTTKLFNRGVNKIAQKVGEEAVETVIEAVAQNREAMIYEASDLVYHLLVLLEATGCSIADLEKELARRHS
- the hisA gene encoding 1-(5-phosphoribosyl)-5-[(5-phosphoribosylamino)methylideneamino]imidazole-4-carboxamide isomerase produces the protein MIEIIPATDIIKGECVRLTQGDYASRKTYYRDPLEAALRFEEAGIRRLHMVDLDGAKASEPRNLAVLERVATRTGLEVQYGGGIKSREALRSVFDAGAGRAICGSLAVREPERFAQWLTEFGPERLILGADIRDGAVAIQGWLESSALSAPELIERFLPQGLTQVICTDISRDGMLCGPSAAFYAELQNRFPGVEITVSGGISAMDDIGELDRQGLRSVIVGKALYEGRITLKELERCLRNA
- the hisH gene encoding imidazole glycerol phosphate synthase subunit HisH, which encodes MTAVVDYDTGNLRSVADALHRAGAEFILTADPSLLRRADRVILPGVGEASSAMSKLRERGLDAVIPTLTQPVLGICIGMQLMCLESKEGGVGCMGIFPARVLRLPTATQTGERLKVPHVGWDTISGLRTPLFRGMAEDSYLYYVHSFAAEPCDATIATTRYGRPFSAALGRGNFFGTQFHPEKSGAAGARILHNFLNL
- the hisB gene encoding bifunctional histidinol-phosphatase/imidazoleglycerol-phosphate dehydratase HisB encodes the protein MKKALFIDRDGTVIAEPADEQIDSLEKLAFVPGAISGLKALTGLGFDLVLATNQDGLGTDSFPEETFWPAHEKMLSTLRGEGVAFDDQLIDRTFEADNAPTRKPRTGMFGNYLDGSCDLAASYVIGDRATDILLARNLGARGILLAPAAEGLRMLDEAGAADACALVTDSWAEIAEFIRRGERRVEVRRETRETQITVRLDLDGRGDFNGEISTGLRFLDHMLAQIAHHGGVSLAVDARGDLDIDEHHTTEDVAITLGEAIDRALGSKAGIARYGFALPMDDCRALVLLDFGGRIDFEWDAEFRRERVGDVPTELFRHFFHSLCCAARCNLQISARGDNDHHKAEAIFKAFARALRMAVGRQGFGYDIPSSKGVL
- the hisC gene encoding histidinol-phosphate transaminase gives rise to the protein MKTLEQLVRPNIRALKPYSTARDEYAGGEISTWLDANENPYENGVNRYPDPHQKNLKQRIAALKGVRGEQVFIGNGSDEAIDLAYRIFCRPGVDNAVSIAPTYGMYRVAADVNDVEMREVPLGEEYALPVDALLAAADERTKLLWLCSPNNPTGNAFPAADIERLIRRFDGMVVLDEAYIDFASEPGFLARLDEFENLIVLQTLSKAWGMAGLRLGLAFASAPVAALFARVKYPYNINCLAQAAVAERLSFDIAGQVAQLRAERDAIARTLAACPAIERVYPSEANFVLVRTPDPDRLYDALIAAGVIVRNRSRIPGCEGCLRITVGRPDENARMLETVKNFTL
- the hisD gene encoding histidinol dehydrogenase; translated protein: MEILRIYPNPERSEWAALTERCTRQEEEITRQVTSILDEVRTGGDRALREITRRVEGRAPETFEIPADVRRKAAALIPAALKEALATAKANIETFHRAQLPPEVSVEPMPGVRCVQRALPIRRVGLYIPGGKAPLFSTVLMLAVPARVAGCQEVILCTPARPDGTVAPEILYAADLCGVDRVYAVGGAQAVAAMAYGTESIPRVDKIFGPGNRYVTKAKQLVGANDVAVDLPAGPSEVLVLADDEASPAFAAADLLSQAEHGGDSQAVLVCASERFALDTRRAVGEQLQQLRRGDTIREALRQSRIVVLDSREKMIDFANAYAPEHLIVSMRDAWQAAAQITAAGSVFIGAWSPESAGDYASGTNHTLPTGGWARAYSGVNTDSFLRKITYQELTRDGLSALSPAIIAMAEAEGLGAHAAAVRIRLKKQHP
- the hisG gene encoding ATP phosphoribosyltransferase yields the protein MLRIAIQAKGRLNEQSIDLLAEAGIRVAESKRKLISRAEGFPLEVLYLRDDDIPQAVAMGVANVGIVGLNEVAEKGFAVEQVMDLGFGGCRISLAVPKTTTYEGPDFFRGRRIATSYPNILARYFAERGIEAEIHTIEGSVEIAPAVGMADAIFDIVSSGGTLISNGLTEVEKVFFSEAVLIANPGLDSDKRREMEQLTFRLNSILDSRGMKYVLMNLPKERLDDAIRILPGMRSPTVLPLAQEGWCSIHAVIAQDQLWERIERLKEIGAEGILILALENMIR
- a CDS encoding helix-turn-helix domain-containing protein; this translates as MCDDPIQSIATRLRGLREVLELSEQEVAESCHLTLEQYRAMESGQTDFSVNVLQTISRHYGISLDVLMFGEEPRMNSYFITRAGKGVSVERRKAYRYEALASGFRARKIDPFIVTVEPAPADAPMHLNSHDGQEMNYVLEGRLLISLDGREFELEPGDSLYFDSAQPHGMKALDGKTVRFLAIIM
- a CDS encoding AMP-binding protein, yielding MVERFLTQTSFASQEDLRRNLHIRVPANFNFAYDVVDAYAAEQPDKKALLWTDDRGEEIQFTFADLKRESDRTASWFRSLGIGKGDAVMLILKRRYEFWFSILALHKLGAVVIPATHLLTKKDIVYRCNMARIKGIVAAGEAVITDHIAAAMPESPTTKVLVSVGPEVPEGFLDFHKGIAQAEPFVRPERVNANDDIMMMYFTSGTTGEPKMVAHDFTYPLGHITTGLLWHNLHEGSLHLTIADTGWAKAAWGKLYGQWLAGANIFVYDHEKFTPVEILHKIEQYRITSLCAPPTIYRFLIREDLTKYDLSSLEYCTTAGEALNGAVYDTFQRLTGIRLMEGFGQTETTLTLATFPWMEPKPGSMGMPNPQYRIDLLTPDGRSAEDGEQGQIVIRTDGGKPLGLFKEYYLNEELTHEAWRDGVYYTGDMAWRDEDGYYWFVGRADDVIKSSGYRIGPFEVESALMTHPAVVECAITGVPDEIRGQVVKATIILAEKYRAQAGEALVKELQDHVKRITAPYKYPRVIEFVESLPKTISGKIRRKEIRSADEK